Proteins from a genomic interval of Ndongobacter massiliensis:
- a CDS encoding L,D-transpeptidase family protein: MKLTKKQKVLFLFGIGLLLVYVGGVIIFSMNTLPNTYVNGKNRSFQSKDEIFEYREPDRSIHFQGLAGEDFHMRESDIDFTRHVQGSPVLKQNGWAWPIAFFQRDEYTIAYDVTYDEQKLRFAILDSPLNEEGTLPTDARIEVGDKGAEIVPEVRGTRIVPEKAAQHIVQAFTDGATDVTLDDIYIEPKLKKDDPQILAEKEQIDSILRSRIHFDFVDRKYDLAGKTLLGLYDRTEDGKYVFNDDRLATWVADMARETDTLGEYRNFEATGIGTIQVPPGIYGWQLDVATTVEEIKKKLAKEGDFEMIPAYNAYGGVRASNDIGNTYIEIDLSRQHLWAYIDGELYLESDVVSGVVDGKHETPVGVNCIWSMERDQTLTGTKTGDQPEYETPVKYWMPIDYRGVGMHDAPWRGAFGGDIYLSAGSHGCINLPPSVAEAIFKAYETMTPVVVYESSTSYSKTE; encoded by the coding sequence ATGAAGCTGACAAAAAAACAAAAAGTCCTTTTTCTGTTTGGTATTGGGCTTCTTTTGGTTTACGTAGGAGGCGTGATTATTTTTTCCATGAACACGCTGCCGAATACGTATGTGAACGGAAAAAATCGGAGTTTCCAATCCAAAGATGAAATTTTTGAATATCGAGAACCGGATCGTTCCATTCATTTTCAGGGGTTGGCGGGAGAGGATTTCCATATGCGGGAATCCGACATTGACTTTACGCGCCATGTACAGGGCAGTCCGGTGCTGAAACAAAATGGCTGGGCGTGGCCGATTGCTTTTTTTCAGCGAGATGAGTACACCATTGCATATGACGTGACTTATGACGAGCAAAAGCTCCGTTTTGCGATCTTGGATTCGCCGCTGAATGAAGAGGGGACGCTGCCGACGGATGCCCGCATTGAGGTCGGGGACAAAGGAGCGGAGATTGTTCCGGAAGTGCGGGGTACCCGCATCGTACCGGAAAAAGCGGCACAGCATATTGTGCAGGCGTTTACCGACGGCGCGACGGATGTGACGCTCGACGACATCTATATCGAACCGAAGCTCAAAAAGGATGATCCGCAGATTTTGGCGGAAAAGGAACAGATTGATTCGATTTTGCGTTCGCGCATACACTTTGATTTTGTCGATCGCAAATACGACTTAGCTGGCAAAACCTTGCTGGGTCTGTACGATCGGACGGAAGACGGCAAGTACGTGTTTAATGATGACCGGCTGGCGACTTGGGTGGCGGATATGGCCCGGGAGACCGATACGCTGGGTGAATATCGCAATTTTGAGGCGACGGGCATCGGCACCATCCAGGTTCCGCCGGGGATTTATGGCTGGCAGTTGGATGTGGCGACAACCGTGGAAGAGATTAAAAAGAAACTCGCCAAAGAGGGAGATTTTGAAATGATTCCCGCTTACAATGCCTACGGCGGCGTGCGCGCGAGCAATGACATCGGCAATACGTATATTGAAATTGATCTGTCGCGACAGCATTTGTGGGCATATATCGACGGTGAACTATATCTGGAGTCGGATGTGGTGAGCGGCGTTGTGGACGGCAAACACGAAACGCCGGTCGGCGTAAACTGCATCTGGTCGATGGAGCGGGATCAGACGTTGACCGGGACAAAGACCGGCGATCAACCGGAATACGAAACGCCGGTCAAGTACTGGATGCCCATCGATTATCGAGGCGTGGGCATGCACGACGCGCCGTGGCGCGGAGCCTTTGGCGGCGACATTTATTTGAGCGCCGGAAGTCACGGGTGTATCAATTTGCCACCTTCGGTGGCGGAAGCAATTTTTAAGGCGTATGAGACGATGACACCGGTTGTCGTATATGAGAGTTCAACGTCCTATTCAAAAACGGAATGA
- a CDS encoding energy-coupling factor transporter ATPase, translating to MKNEENNRRDPLRSDGLPQRAEPQIVVDHVVYEYPAVTADDAPLRALDGISLEIASGEFLAVLGHNGSGKSTLAKLLNAQMTPTQGRITILGMDTAEEEKLWDIRSHCGIVFQNPDNQMVASVIEEDVAFGPENLGIPNPELRDRVDEALRAVGMYEHRRRAPHELSGGQKQRVAIAGVLAMRPDCIIMDEPTAMLDPIGRREILNAIHYLHEKEHKTILLITHNMEEAACADRVVVLHRGHIALEGTPRKVFSRVAEMRRLALDVPQVTELGFLLHQAGLAVPPDVLSVEELLEALA from the coding sequence GTGAAAAACGAAGAAAATAATCGGCGCGATCCGCTGCGATCGGACGGCTTGCCGCAGCGAGCGGAGCCGCAAATCGTGGTGGATCACGTCGTGTATGAGTATCCCGCCGTGACCGCAGACGATGCACCGCTGCGCGCGCTCGACGGGATTTCCTTGGAAATTGCATCTGGCGAGTTTTTAGCGGTGCTGGGACACAACGGGTCGGGCAAATCCACATTGGCAAAATTGCTCAACGCACAGATGACACCGACGCAAGGGCGCATTACCATCCTCGGCATGGACACCGCCGAAGAGGAAAAACTGTGGGACATCCGTTCGCACTGCGGCATTGTATTTCAAAATCCGGACAACCAGATGGTCGCGTCTGTTATCGAGGAAGATGTGGCGTTCGGACCGGAGAACTTGGGCATTCCCAATCCGGAATTGCGCGACCGCGTCGACGAAGCGCTGCGCGCCGTTGGCATGTACGAGCATCGTCGTCGCGCGCCGCACGAGTTGTCCGGCGGGCAGAAACAACGCGTGGCGATCGCCGGGGTGCTGGCGATGCGACCCGACTGCATTATTATGGACGAACCCACGGCCATGTTGGATCCGATCGGGCGGCGGGAAATTCTCAATGCCATTCATTATCTGCATGAAAAAGAACACAAGACGATTCTGTTGATTACCCATAATATGGAAGAGGCGGCGTGCGCGGATCGCGTCGTGGTACTGCATCGCGGGCATATCGCACTGGAAGGCACGCCGCGCAAAGTCTTTTCCCGCGTTGCGGAAATGCGTCGCTTGGCGCTGGATGTTCCGCAGGTGACGGAATTGGGCTTCTTATTGCACCAAGCGGGGCTTGCCGTGCCGCCGGATGTGTTGAGCGTCGAAGAATTGTTGGAGGCGCTGGCATGA
- a CDS encoding energy-coupling factor transporter ATPase, with translation MSIRFENVTFYYGRDNKHPLKALDGVNLEIQAHEYIGLIGHTGSGKSTLVQHMNGLNLPHEGHVIVDGIDTTAEKADLRTLRQKVGLVFQYPEDQLFEETVAQDIAFGPKNLGLSPEEVEERVRSSMEAVGLSYERFKDTSPFDLSGGQKRRVAIAGVLALQPSYLVLDEPTAGLDPRGREEILGELRALYEARPEMTIVLVTHSMEDIAAHATRIFVVDHGKIVMDGAPREIFAREEELERIGLSVPEVTRFLRAYRRAGHEVDDRALTVEEAFNTLYAYLTSREGKEPSCPNA, from the coding sequence ATGAGTATTCGCTTTGAAAATGTTACATTTTATTATGGGCGCGACAATAAACACCCCCTCAAGGCATTAGATGGCGTCAATCTGGAAATTCAGGCGCATGAATACATCGGTCTGATCGGGCACACCGGCTCAGGCAAATCGACGCTCGTGCAGCATATGAACGGGCTGAATCTGCCGCACGAGGGTCATGTCATCGTCGACGGCATCGACACTACGGCGGAAAAGGCGGATCTGCGCACCTTGCGCCAAAAAGTCGGCTTGGTATTTCAATATCCCGAAGATCAATTGTTTGAAGAAACGGTGGCGCAGGATATTGCCTTCGGACCGAAGAACCTCGGATTGTCCCCGGAAGAAGTCGAGGAGCGAGTGCGCTCCAGTATGGAAGCCGTGGGGCTTTCGTACGAGCGCTTCAAAGACACCTCTCCTTTCGACCTTTCAGGTGGGCAAAAACGTCGCGTTGCCATCGCCGGTGTGCTGGCGCTGCAACCGTCCTACCTCGTACTCGATGAGCCGACGGCGGGACTCGATCCGCGGGGGCGCGAAGAGATTCTCGGCGAACTGCGGGCTCTGTATGAAGCGCGCCCGGAAATGACCATCGTGTTGGTCACCCACTCCATGGAAGATATTGCAGCGCATGCCACGCGCATTTTTGTCGTCGATCACGGAAAAATCGTCATGGACGGTGCACCTCGTGAAATCTTTGCGCGCGAAGAGGAATTGGAGCGCATTGGGCTCTCCGTCCCCGAAGTGACGCGCTTTCTGCGCGCTTATCGGCGCGCCGGGCACGAGGTCGACGACCGCGCGTTGACGGTGGAAGAGGCGTTCAACACCCTCTACGCGTATCTGACGTCGCGGGAAGGAAAGGAGCCGTCATGTCCGAACGCATAA
- a CDS encoding energy-coupling factor transporter transmembrane protein EcfT has product MSERITIGQYLTGDSFLHRLDPRVKIFLTIVFMVCIFLVSSYWGYAVFLGFVLLCMIVGEVPPKQLFKGLRPIFLILLFTFAINLLTTPGELLFEVWVLRVTQEGLHKAVFIAIRIVLLVLGTSLLTLTTSPLSLTDGMEALMKPLTLVRFPAHELAMMISIALRFIPTLFDESDKIMRAQKARGADFESGNLFQRARAMIPLMVPLFLNAFRRAEELGTAMEARCYRGGAGRTRLNPLRMALADWMTFGLTSASLLATAWIF; this is encoded by the coding sequence ATGTCCGAACGCATAACCATCGGTCAGTATCTGACCGGAGACAGTTTCCTTCACCGGCTGGATCCCCGCGTCAAGATTTTTCTGACCATCGTATTTATGGTCTGTATCTTTCTCGTGTCAAGCTATTGGGGCTATGCCGTATTTCTCGGCTTTGTATTGTTGTGCATGATCGTGGGGGAGGTGCCACCCAAACAGCTGTTCAAAGGGCTGCGCCCGATTTTTCTGATCCTCCTGTTTACCTTTGCCATCAACCTGTTGACGACGCCGGGCGAACTGCTTTTTGAAGTCTGGGTGCTGCGTGTGACCCAAGAGGGGTTGCATAAGGCGGTGTTCATCGCCATACGCATCGTATTGTTGGTTTTGGGCACATCGCTTTTGACACTGACCACCAGTCCGCTTTCGTTGACGGACGGCATGGAGGCGCTGATGAAGCCACTCACGCTGGTACGTTTTCCGGCGCATGAACTCGCCATGATGATTTCCATTGCGCTGCGCTTTATTCCAACGCTGTTTGATGAATCGGATAAAATTATGCGAGCGCAAAAGGCGCGAGGGGCGGATTTTGAGTCCGGCAACCTATTTCAGCGCGCCCGGGCGATGATTCCCCTTATGGTGCCGCTCTTTTTGAACGCGTTTCGCCGCGCTGAAGAATTGGGGACGGCGATGGAAGCGCGGTGTTATCGGGGTGGCGCGGGGCGGACGCGGTTAAACCCGCTGCGCATGGCCCTTGCGGATTGGATGACGTTCGGGCTGACCTCTGCGTCGCTCCTTGCGACGGCGTGGATCTTCTGA
- the truA gene encoding tRNA pseudouridine(38-40) synthase TruA: protein MKNVRLVLAYDGTDFCGFQRQKEVRTVQAVVEEALSRLLRRKTRIIAAGRTDAGVHAEGQVVNFLTDGRLAPRGIAFQLAPYLPEDVQALFSEAVPLSFHARFSAHNKTYRYELATTQRFYPTQRHYHGHCTYPLDIERMRAALPLFLGEHDFSAFSRQDPLRSPRRLLKAAQMEAYNSELRFRFTAESFLQRQVRCLVGALIEVGRGRLLKKEIEALLVQGATSPAVPVAPACGLYLESVTYPEP, encoded by the coding sequence ATGAAAAATGTACGGCTCGTGCTTGCCTATGACGGCACGGATTTCTGCGGTTTTCAGCGGCAAAAAGAGGTGCGTACGGTGCAGGCGGTTGTGGAAGAAGCGCTCTCGCGCCTGCTGCGACGAAAAACGCGGATCATCGCCGCCGGTCGCACCGATGCCGGCGTGCATGCCGAAGGACAAGTGGTCAATTTTCTGACCGACGGACGCTTGGCGCCGCGTGGCATTGCCTTCCAATTGGCGCCGTATTTGCCGGAAGATGTGCAGGCGCTTTTTTCCGAAGCAGTTCCGCTTTCGTTTCATGCGCGCTTTTCCGCACATAACAAGACCTATCGCTATGAATTGGCAACGACCCAGCGCTTCTATCCGACGCAGCGCCATTACCATGGCCATTGTACATACCCGTTGGACATTGAACGCATGCGCGCCGCGTTGCCGCTCTTTTTAGGGGAACACGATTTTTCTGCTTTTTCGCGGCAGGACCCCCTGCGTTCGCCGCGGCGCCTGTTGAAAGCGGCGCAAATGGAAGCGTACAACAGCGAACTGCGGTTCCGTTTTACGGCGGAAAGTTTTTTGCAGCGCCAGGTGCGCTGTCTCGTCGGTGCGTTGATTGAGGTGGGGCGCGGACGCTTGTTGAAAAAAGAGATAGAAGCCTTATTGGTGCAGGGAGCGACGTCGCCCGCCGTTCCGGTTGCTCCGGCATGCGGGCTATATTTGGAATCCGTCACCTATCCGGAACCATAA
- a CDS encoding AEC family transporter translates to MAILFQQLLAMALLVGLGYVLGKKDMLHEKTGQDLSSFLMKVILPCMIFLAFDRDFSGSEAVELGEIFILNFLCMGLNILVAGLLFSEHEGIERYACVFNNKAFMGIPVVTALFGAEAVFYVTPSIVVNHLFIWTYGAAILGRDRQALTLHRIFWNPSTISFLLGLLYYVSPFRLPEPVGNALHLLRGVNTPLAMVLLGYFLCAESLPSIFQNRKAWKVSFVRLLLLPLLTVLGLWLLPGSSDFKYVMTIVWATPTAINLSMQAAMIGQDTGYAAQVTSLTTLLSLFTIPLVLQAAQWLIG, encoded by the coding sequence ATGGCAATACTTTTTCAACAATTGCTTGCTATGGCGCTATTGGTAGGATTGGGTTATGTTTTGGGCAAGAAAGACATGCTGCATGAAAAAACGGGACAGGACCTCAGCAGCTTTCTGATGAAGGTCATTTTGCCCTGCATGATCTTTCTCGCCTTTGATCGCGATTTCTCCGGCAGCGAGGCGGTGGAACTGGGCGAGATTTTTATCCTGAATTTCCTGTGCATGGGGCTGAATATCCTCGTCGCAGGATTGCTGTTTTCCGAGCATGAAGGGATTGAGCGCTACGCCTGCGTTTTTAATAATAAAGCATTTATGGGCATTCCGGTCGTTACGGCGCTCTTCGGCGCAGAAGCGGTCTTTTATGTCACGCCGAGCATCGTGGTGAATCATCTGTTTATCTGGACGTATGGGGCAGCAATTTTGGGCAGGGATCGGCAGGCGCTCACCCTGCACCGCATCTTTTGGAATCCCAGTACAATTTCCTTTTTGCTCGGATTGCTTTACTATGTGTCACCGTTTCGCCTGCCGGAGCCGGTGGGAAATGCGCTGCATTTGCTGCGCGGCGTCAATACGCCCCTTGCCATGGTATTGCTCGGCTACTTCCTTTGTGCAGAATCGCTGCCCAGTATTTTTCAAAATCGCAAGGCGTGGAAAGTATCCTTTGTTCGCCTGCTCTTACTGCCGCTTCTGACCGTCCTGGGGCTGTGGCTGTTACCCGGCTCGTCCGATTTTAAGTACGTCATGACCATTGTATGGGCGACGCCGACGGCGATCAATCTGTCCATGCAGGCGGCAATGATTGGACAGGACACCGGTTATGCTGCGCAAGTGACCAGCTTGACCACGCTGCTTTCGCTGTTTACCATACCTTTGGTGCTGCAGGCGGCACAGTGGCTGATCGGGTAG
- a CDS encoding sugar ABC transporter substrate-binding protein, which translates to MSLSLVACGGGKEDAKSGNEGGKDMPAEGLKGSISVQAETAWMPYYEAAIARLKEKNPDAEVKIIEKGAFDHLDALDQTSPENEDIADVFSIPADRLYGLVDNENLAAIDAESIVKTVGGWADFAAFNKGLGGNFKIGEEYFAFPMNIECLIAFKQKANAEAQGIDLTKPIAIGAETAKSVLVPAHDAWYGVALLNAGGIELLAKKDDGSLYSDLTAEWAELPAEKQAVIQALYDYWKANADANTSLFEDKAGYAYTDSAFKTGESGVVRLGGPWDYDTIAKMAGEENLELGSLEDITIAGKPLVHWKGGWGYAINVRDEGNEDKMALAQALIAELANPEYFEDFFKATGKIMEQVPADKYEASGLTDVEKSTIVNVIASYQNAVSRPLFTEYGKVWDSWKNAVLSWNSVKPGSAEEAYKELKSSFDSMMSNFNK; encoded by the coding sequence ATGTCCCTGTCGCTTGTCGCCTGCGGCGGCGGAAAAGAGGACGCAAAATCCGGGAACGAAGGTGGAAAGGATATGCCCGCGGAAGGACTGAAGGGGTCCATCAGCGTGCAGGCGGAGACGGCGTGGATGCCGTACTACGAGGCGGCAATCGCGCGGCTCAAGGAAAAGAATCCGGATGCGGAAGTCAAGATTATTGAAAAAGGCGCGTTTGATCACCTTGATGCCTTGGATCAGACGAGCCCGGAAAATGAAGATATTGCAGATGTTTTTTCGATTCCGGCGGATCGTCTGTACGGCCTTGTGGACAATGAGAATTTGGCTGCCATTGATGCCGAATCCATCGTCAAGACCGTGGGCGGATGGGCGGACTTTGCGGCGTTCAATAAAGGATTGGGCGGCAATTTCAAGATCGGCGAGGAGTATTTCGCCTTCCCGATGAACATTGAGTGCCTGATTGCTTTCAAACAGAAGGCCAATGCCGAAGCCCAGGGCATCGATTTGACTAAGCCCATTGCAATCGGTGCGGAGACTGCGAAATCCGTACTCGTGCCGGCGCATGACGCATGGTACGGCGTTGCTCTTTTGAATGCGGGCGGCATTGAACTCCTGGCGAAAAAAGACGACGGTTCTCTTTACAGCGATTTGACCGCAGAATGGGCGGAATTGCCGGCAGAAAAGCAGGCGGTGATTCAGGCACTGTATGACTACTGGAAGGCGAATGCAGACGCCAACACTTCGCTGTTTGAAGATAAGGCGGGGTATGCTTATACGGACTCTGCATTCAAGACCGGCGAAAGCGGCGTTGTGCGTTTGGGTGGTCCGTGGGACTATGACACGATTGCAAAAATGGCCGGGGAAGAGAATCTGGAGTTGGGTTCCCTCGAAGATATTACGATTGCAGGAAAGCCGCTCGTTCACTGGAAAGGTGGATGGGGCTATGCGATTAACGTCCGCGATGAGGGAAATGAGGATAAGATGGCTCTGGCGCAGGCATTGATTGCCGAGTTGGCAAACCCGGAATACTTTGAAGATTTCTTCAAGGCGACAGGTAAGATTATGGAGCAAGTGCCGGCGGACAAGTATGAAGCGTCCGGATTGACTGATGTGGAAAAATCCACCATTGTCAATGTGATTGCTTCGTACCAGAATGCGGTCAGCCGCCCACTGTTCACCGAATATGGAAAAGTTTGGGACAGTTGGAAAAATGCGGTGCTTTCGTGGAACTCGGTGAAACCGGGCTCGGCGGAGGAGGCGTACAAGGAGTTGAAGTCATCCTTTGATTCCATGATGAGCAATTTCAATAAATAA
- a CDS encoding carbohydrate ABC transporter permease, translating into MKYPVVLQDRVGREYPRKNRYLAELALAQQQGDTEKEQTLLRGKESHPYIIELRAYETAEKTFLEKLKVEEADAEKQIDDTDKKLRGYMMELFRAEKQAAFYKDYVDLSYDAEMAYRTAQKKVDYLPAMIVDYRLLQLDLAYAHEEAPNPEEEARYQKELAAYKETRKQAYEARIAQLRQSYKEGNISRTAFENERKITRSEYKEELDLKAYRSPVRYQRDLIRNLKHHLKNDNKQQEAVLGEEISAVRRSTPSEKEKLSLWRCYLSIPFPGVGQILNGQLVKGLLCLLGVLFIYLVAIPYALGYGNYQGDGIAGLITLAEGGRRVDRSLIFLIEGLISILFLFLSAVIIILSYRDARQVEKDERIGIRPNLWFETKREISENGFPYFVNIPAILLILFITLVPIFTAVLLSFTGMDPNHQSKFSWIGLENYMTIFRAQGLQGSLFWRILGWTVIWTIGATTLAIAIGMGLAILVNGEHIRGKRFFRTVYILPWAVPAFITIMFFSVMLAPNGYLSDLITSLVGKTVNVKNDTNLTRTALILIQGWCGNAYVFLLATGVLQSIPNDLYEAAEMDGANGRQKLLNITLPMLLFQTAPILVGQYTFNFNNYTIIDLFNQGGPFNPSRYGNLAGSSDLLISYIFKLTMDNQYQAFGAAISILISLALIVIAFMGYRRTAAFKED; encoded by the coding sequence ATGAAGTACCCCGTTGTCCTACAGGACCGCGTGGGACGGGAGTATCCACGCAAGAACCGCTACCTTGCGGAGTTGGCGTTGGCACAGCAACAGGGCGATACGGAAAAAGAGCAGACTCTTTTACGGGGCAAGGAGAGTCATCCGTACATCATAGAGCTGCGTGCGTACGAGACTGCGGAAAAAACGTTTCTGGAAAAATTAAAAGTCGAGGAGGCGGATGCGGAAAAGCAGATCGACGACACCGATAAGAAGCTGCGCGGGTACATGATGGAACTGTTTCGCGCGGAAAAGCAGGCGGCATTTTATAAAGACTACGTCGATTTGTCTTATGACGCGGAGATGGCCTATCGGACAGCGCAAAAAAAAGTCGACTACCTGCCTGCTATGATTGTCGATTATCGTCTGCTGCAATTGGATTTGGCGTATGCGCATGAAGAAGCCCCGAATCCTGAAGAAGAGGCGCGCTACCAAAAGGAACTCGCTGCCTATAAGGAAACGCGCAAGCAAGCGTATGAGGCGCGCATCGCGCAGCTGCGGCAGTCCTACAAAGAAGGGAATATTTCGCGCACCGCTTTTGAAAACGAGCGCAAGATTACACGCAGCGAATACAAAGAAGAACTGGATCTCAAAGCGTATCGCTCGCCGGTGCGCTACCAAAGGGATCTGATTCGCAATCTCAAACACCACTTAAAAAATGACAATAAGCAGCAAGAAGCGGTGCTGGGGGAAGAAATTTCTGCTGTGCGCCGCAGCACGCCCTCGGAAAAGGAAAAACTTTCCCTTTGGCGTTGCTATTTGTCGATTCCCTTTCCCGGGGTCGGGCAGATTCTCAACGGGCAATTGGTAAAAGGGCTCCTTTGCCTCCTCGGGGTGCTCTTTATTTACCTGGTCGCCATTCCCTACGCACTGGGCTACGGCAATTACCAGGGCGACGGCATTGCAGGATTGATTACACTGGCGGAAGGCGGCAGGCGCGTCGATCGTTCCCTGATCTTCCTGATTGAAGGGCTGATCTCCATACTCTTTCTCTTCCTGTCGGCCGTGATTATCATTTTGTCCTACCGCGACGCCCGGCAGGTCGAAAAAGATGAACGCATCGGCATTCGCCCGAATTTGTGGTTTGAGACGAAGCGGGAGATTAGTGAAAACGGCTTTCCGTACTTCGTAAACATTCCCGCCATTCTGCTGATTTTATTCATTACTTTAGTGCCGATTTTTACGGCGGTGCTCCTGTCCTTTACGGGCATGGACCCCAATCATCAGTCGAAATTCAGTTGGATCGGGCTGGAAAACTACATGACCATCTTCCGCGCACAAGGCCTGCAAGGGTCTCTGTTCTGGCGTATTTTGGGTTGGACAGTCATCTGGACGATTGGCGCGACCACGCTTGCCATCGCCATCGGCATGGGGCTTGCCATTCTGGTCAACGGCGAGCACATACGCGGAAAGCGCTTTTTCCGTACCGTTTACATTCTTCCGTGGGCAGTTCCGGCATTCATTACGATTATGTTTTTCTCCGTCATGTTGGCGCCCAACGGCTATTTGAGCGATCTGATCACAAGTCTTGTCGGAAAAACGGTCAATGTTAAAAATGATACGAATTTGACGCGCACGGCTTTGATTCTGATTCAAGGGTGGTGCGGCAATGCCTATGTATTCTTACTGGCGACCGGTGTGCTGCAGTCCATTCCCAATGACCTTTACGAAGCCGCAGAGATGGACGGCGCGAACGGGCGGCAGAAGCTATTGAACATCACATTGCCGATGCTGCTTTTCCAGACGGCGCCCATTCTCGTCGGACAATATACCTTCAACTTCAACAACTACACCATCATCGATTTGTTCAATCAAGGCGGTCCTTTCAATCCGAGCCGCTATGGCAACCTTGCCGGTTCCAGCGACCTCCTGATTTCTTACATTTTCAAATTGACGATGGATAACCAATACCAGGCGTTCGGCGCGGCGATTTCGATTCTCATTTCATTGGCGCTCATTGTCATTGCCTTTATGGGCTATCGTCGGACGGCAGCTTTTAAGGAGGACTGA
- a CDS encoding sugar ABC transporter permease, with translation MKKKKKTSGLYLKDQQPLTPAGKVGVGITYAILILWSFIVLWPVLQILLASFNGAQGKYLILNGAYEFSLDNFRELFSDTYFLLWLKNTIFIGIASAVIQTLVVAFTGYAYSRFRFKYKKGSLLAILLIQVVPTFAGITAYFTLHQIISGVIPAFSRQMLLVLIYSAGGIANNTLILKGYIDSISSELDEAARIDGCSNFQVFRMIITPIVRPMLAIIALWAFIAPFTDYMLPKVLLTSPQEYTLATGLQTLIADTRTMRQPLFAAGGLLTALPIVALFIALQKQLVSGLSSGSVKG, from the coding sequence ATGAAGAAGAAGAAAAAGACCTCCGGACTTTATCTCAAGGATCAACAGCCTTTAACACCGGCGGGGAAAGTCGGCGTGGGCATTACCTATGCGATTTTAATTCTATGGAGTTTCATCGTTCTGTGGCCGGTGCTGCAAATTCTACTTGCTTCCTTTAACGGTGCGCAGGGGAAATATTTGATCCTGAACGGAGCCTATGAATTTTCACTGGATAATTTTCGCGAATTGTTCAGCGACACCTACTTCCTTTTGTGGCTGAAAAACACGATCTTTATTGGCATCGCTTCCGCCGTGATTCAGACGCTGGTCGTCGCCTTCACCGGATACGCCTATTCGCGCTTCCGCTTTAAGTACAAGAAAGGGTCGCTCCTGGCAATCCTGTTGATCCAGGTGGTGCCGACCTTTGCCGGAATTACGGCGTACTTCACCCTCCATCAGATCATTTCCGGGGTCATTCCGGCATTTTCGCGACAGATGCTTCTGGTTTTGATTTATTCGGCAGGCGGCATTGCGAACAACACGCTGATACTCAAAGGCTACATCGACTCGATTTCTTCGGAGCTGGATGAAGCGGCGCGCATCGACGGATGTTCCAATTTTCAGGTCTTTCGCATGATCATCACGCCCATTGTTCGGCCAATGCTGGCGATTATTGCCCTATGGGCGTTCATCGCTCCCTTTACGGATTATATGCTGCCGAAGGTGTTGCTCACGAGTCCCCAGGAATATACGCTGGCGACGGGGTTGCAGACGTTGATTGCGGATACGCGCACCATGCGTCAGCCGCTCTTTGCGGCGGGCGGTCTGTTGACGGCGCTGCCCATCGTCGCGCTCTTTATCGCATTGCAGAAACAATTGGTGTCGGGTCTGTCTTCGGGCTCTGTGAAAGGATAA